The following proteins are co-located in the Flectobacillus major DSM 103 genome:
- a CDS encoding Crp/Fnr family transcriptional regulator: protein MNFLHQLISNNSTTELLEIEKLTSCFKLHTISSGTILLDVGQISNNIYFVKSGTLREFKYTDEDITSTLSLIPENNFSFIPDSFWKKSPTMIGLQALEKVKLYSITREDLNYLKLELSLGTKLELLINSNVLARTLSYCSILRETPEVRLEWFNQFYPGLSNRIPHKYIASYLNIRPETLSRIRGRCSNSRKNMV from the coding sequence ATGAACTTTTTACATCAACTGATAAGTAATAATAGTACTACAGAGTTACTTGAAATCGAAAAATTAACGTCATGTTTTAAACTACATACTATATCTAGCGGAACAATATTGTTAGATGTAGGCCAAATTTCTAATAACATTTATTTTGTTAAATCTGGTACTTTAAGAGAATTCAAGTATACAGATGAAGATATAACATCTACTCTCTCCTTAATCCCCGAAAATAATTTTTCATTTATCCCTGATAGTTTTTGGAAAAAGAGTCCAACGATGATTGGCTTGCAGGCACTTGAAAAAGTAAAACTATACTCGATAACAAGAGAGGATTTGAATTATCTGAAACTAGAATTGAGCTTAGGCACAAAACTAGAATTGCTAATAAACTCAAATGTCCTCGCTAGAACTTTATCCTATTGTTCCATTTTACGTGAAACACCAGAAGTTAGACTAGAATGGTTTAATCAATTTTATCCTGGGCTATCTAATCGAATCCCACACAAATATATTGCATCTTATCTAAATATTAGACCTGAAACATTAAGTAGAATAAGAGGTAGATGCTCTAATAGTAGAAAAAATATGGTGTAA
- a CDS encoding AAA domain-containing protein, translating to MIEYSLQTILKTYAKRLTNLSSKNKSLLLLNLPNEQFIDVHELDFLQNQPSFSIIEQLIAQKNAISLCDTLDPRNERVNEVSKRLKKIARTEKFIEDERGAKDLYVGYPMVKGKLMDGTPVRCPLLFFPVTLIQKVQKLSLNAGLDSGSGIKWHLQRREEPVTFNRSFLLAYSHFNEIKIFDNFIEYSFEDFSKTSLEFRTQLYELLKVSPLNVNFNQELFTNQLHFFEKMLKADLETTERNGELKLYPQAVLGIFPQAGSFLVPDYEYLLAESEQNTTGLFREGEMQWLIPSILQPPHFKIREEKLITPLHMDASQEQVLRDIKYGKSLVVQGPPGTGKSQLICNLIADFTARGKTVLVVSQKRAALDVVYERLAKIGMQNFVGSIHDFKNDRKYLYDQVLHQIEQIEAYKSHNLSLDSIFLERTFDQESRKIDKIVEELQDFKDALFDTSVCGVSVKELYLTSSPQQPSVDLSTSYQYFKLDEIDDFVSRLKKYYQYQQNLTDTSIGKQFWDKRLRFNTWAFSEKKLIQQAFVDTLQNIQSTVQQLHLLLETPPQYEDLGLFEREKDAVVSLQKKLKNERDYQTFVYKRKQKITIRVHQLNQLFEQVKVWFGGQGIEVTLPSSQLLPFMGKLSDALDAKTHAFGGMMWTLFSKQKKEIQDVVLANGLSLSNEDLQKLQERLHNRIALEKWWQEWKYLFEKQTHNDTQPVWVGKGFRWFERHFEQLRHAIEADEIWQKLHLGLYLDVQVLSWKDFSQDLTNFLNIIQPYTEASKIAHKYLSVEQQKMLMSVKASQAVDITQYLDEHFDLLHEADQIHQSFTKPELELVDKLHAYQDTSVEKIKLLINSLKLAWIDAIEQKSPILRGVSSLKITQLEEDLQAAIEKKQQLSKEILQMKLREQTYSCLEVNRLKNVTTYRELKHQVSKKRKIWSIRKLMAELSDEVFNLIPCWLASPETVSAVFPLTTNNLAVSGKNDKDFHAVVFDLVIFDEASQCYAEQGVPSIFRGKQIVIAGDSKQLTPSDLYRVRFDENTDDIPALEVDSFLDLGCQYLPQLQLQGHYRSRSLDLIDFSNQHFYNNSLQLLPTFEDMNHKEPAIDFVKVDDGLWQNNANYAEAMQILTTVQALRDSHPQKSVGIVTFNFKQQSLIQDLLEQHINRQDKGPLEAHKEPIFVKNIENVQGDERDIILFSIGYAPDASGKFSMNFGTLNASGGENRLNVAITRAREKIIIVSSILPHQLNVENATHEGPKLLKKYLEYAKRVADGLYTPTVVPSKVYWANWLLKEQLSNSVVNYLQELPFADITVKRDQRYDSLILTDDDLFYEGLSAKQTFAYIPQSLRQKGWKFSRIFSREYWKNTKYPK from the coding sequence GTGATAGAATATTCCTTACAAACCATATTAAAAACTTATGCCAAGCGACTCACCAACCTGAGCTCGAAAAATAAGTCGTTACTGTTACTCAATTTACCCAACGAACAGTTTATAGATGTTCATGAACTTGATTTTTTACAAAATCAGCCTTCTTTTTCGATAATAGAGCAGTTGATTGCTCAAAAAAATGCAATATCGCTATGCGATACCCTCGACCCTCGCAACGAGCGTGTCAACGAGGTAAGCAAACGGCTCAAAAAAATTGCCCGAACCGAAAAGTTTATCGAGGATGAGCGAGGTGCAAAAGACTTATATGTGGGGTATCCAATGGTAAAAGGTAAACTCATGGATGGTACGCCTGTTCGTTGTCCGTTGTTGTTTTTTCCTGTAACACTTATTCAGAAAGTACAGAAACTTTCGCTCAATGCAGGATTAGATTCGGGTTCGGGTATTAAATGGCACTTACAACGCCGAGAAGAACCTGTTACATTCAACAGGAGTTTTTTGTTGGCATATTCACATTTTAACGAAATCAAGATTTTTGACAACTTCATAGAATACAGTTTTGAAGATTTCTCAAAAACTTCACTTGAGTTTCGTACCCAGCTTTATGAATTATTGAAGGTATCGCCTCTCAATGTTAATTTTAATCAGGAGCTTTTTACGAATCAGTTACATTTTTTTGAAAAGATGTTGAAAGCTGATTTAGAAACTACCGAGCGAAATGGCGAGCTAAAATTATATCCTCAGGCTGTTTTGGGTATTTTCCCACAAGCGGGTTCGTTTTTAGTACCCGATTATGAATACCTTTTGGCCGAATCCGAGCAAAATACCACAGGTTTATTTCGTGAAGGCGAAATGCAGTGGCTTATTCCTTCGATTCTACAACCACCACATTTCAAGATTCGAGAAGAAAAACTGATTACTCCTTTGCACATGGATGCTTCTCAGGAGCAAGTGCTTCGGGATATTAAATATGGCAAATCATTGGTAGTACAAGGCCCTCCTGGCACAGGCAAATCGCAATTGATATGTAATTTGATAGCCGACTTTACGGCCAGAGGCAAAACCGTTTTGGTGGTTTCTCAAAAACGGGCCGCCCTCGATGTCGTTTATGAGCGTTTAGCCAAAATTGGTATGCAAAACTTTGTAGGGAGTATACATGATTTTAAGAACGACCGCAAATACCTATACGACCAAGTTCTACATCAAATAGAGCAAATCGAGGCCTATAAAAGTCATAACTTAAGCCTCGATAGCATTTTTCTGGAAAGGACATTCGACCAAGAAAGTAGAAAAATAGATAAAATAGTAGAAGAGTTACAGGATTTTAAAGATGCCCTGTTCGATACGTCCGTTTGTGGGGTATCTGTCAAAGAGCTTTATCTTACCAGTTCGCCACAGCAGCCGTCGGTAGATTTAAGTACTTCTTATCAATATTTTAAACTAGACGAAATCGATGATTTTGTGAGTCGTCTCAAAAAATATTATCAGTACCAGCAAAACCTTACCGATACATCTATTGGCAAGCAGTTTTGGGATAAGCGTTTGCGGTTTAATACATGGGCTTTTTCAGAAAAGAAACTAATTCAACAGGCATTTGTCGATACTCTACAGAATATCCAGTCTACAGTTCAGCAGTTACATCTTTTGCTAGAAACACCACCGCAATATGAAGATTTAGGTTTGTTTGAACGAGAAAAAGACGCTGTTGTTTCTCTACAAAAAAAACTAAAAAACGAACGTGATTATCAGACATTTGTCTATAAAAGAAAACAAAAAATTACAATTCGGGTACATCAACTCAATCAGCTATTCGAGCAAGTAAAAGTATGGTTTGGAGGACAAGGTATCGAGGTAACATTACCTTCTAGCCAGCTATTGCCTTTTATGGGCAAGCTATCAGATGCCCTTGATGCCAAAACCCATGCTTTTGGGGGAATGATGTGGACACTTTTCTCAAAACAAAAAAAGGAAATTCAAGATGTTGTTTTGGCCAATGGCCTGAGTCTTTCCAACGAAGACCTACAAAAGCTTCAAGAGCGTCTTCACAACAGAATTGCTTTAGAAAAGTGGTGGCAAGAATGGAAATATCTTTTTGAAAAACAAACTCACAACGACACTCAGCCCGTATGGGTTGGCAAAGGTTTTAGGTGGTTTGAACGCCACTTTGAACAGCTTCGTCATGCCATAGAAGCAGACGAAATTTGGCAAAAATTACATCTTGGACTCTATCTTGATGTTCAAGTGTTGTCATGGAAAGACTTTAGCCAGGATTTGACAAACTTTTTGAACATTATACAGCCTTACACAGAGGCTAGTAAGATAGCCCACAAGTATTTGTCGGTAGAACAACAAAAAATGTTAATGTCGGTAAAAGCCTCACAGGCGGTAGATATTACCCAATATTTGGACGAACATTTCGATTTACTTCATGAAGCCGACCAAATACATCAGTCGTTTACTAAGCCCGAGTTGGAGCTTGTCGACAAGCTCCACGCATATCAAGATACTTCAGTTGAAAAAATAAAGTTATTGATAAATAGCCTAAAGCTAGCTTGGATAGATGCTATTGAGCAAAAATCGCCTATTTTGCGAGGGGTAAGCTCTTTGAAAATTACACAGCTCGAAGAAGACCTTCAAGCTGCTATTGAGAAAAAGCAACAATTGAGTAAAGAGATTTTACAAATGAAATTGCGGGAACAAACCTATAGCTGCTTGGAAGTAAACCGCCTAAAAAATGTAACAACCTATCGCGAACTTAAGCATCAGGTTTCTAAAAAAAGAAAAATATGGTCTATCCGTAAACTCATGGCCGAATTATCGGACGAAGTTTTCAACTTGATACCTTGTTGGTTAGCTTCGCCAGAAACCGTTTCGGCAGTATTTCCCCTAACCACCAATAATCTAGCAGTTTCAGGCAAAAATGACAAAGATTTTCATGCAGTAGTGTTTGATTTAGTGATTTTTGACGAAGCCTCTCAGTGTTATGCCGAGCAAGGAGTACCGTCTATTTTTAGGGGTAAACAAATCGTTATTGCAGGCGATTCAAAACAATTAACCCCTTCAGATTTGTACCGTGTACGCTTTGACGAAAATACCGATGATATTCCAGCTCTAGAAGTTGATTCATTTTTAGATTTAGGGTGTCAATATTTGCCACAATTACAGCTACAGGGCCATTATCGTAGCCGTTCGCTAGATTTAATAGATTTTTCTAATCAACATTTTTATAATAACTCTCTACAATTGTTGCCTACTTTTGAAGACATGAATCATAAAGAGCCTGCCATTGATTTTGTAAAGGTAGATGACGGTTTATGGCAAAATAATGCCAATTATGCCGAAGCTATGCAAATACTAACTACAGTGCAAGCTCTCAGAGACTCACATCCACAAAAATCAGTAGGAATAGTAACGTTCAATTTCAAGCAGCAAAGCCTTATTCAAGACCTGTTGGAACAGCATATCAACAGGCAAGACAAAGGCCCTCTGGAGGCCCACAAAGAGCCCATTTTTGTAAAGAATATCGAGAACGTACAAGGCGATGAAAGAGACATCATTCTTTTCTCTATTGGCTACGCACCAGATGCTTCAGGAAAATTTAGCATGAATTTTGGGACACTCAATGCTTCAGGAGGTGAAAACCGTTTGAATGTAGCAATTACACGAGCCAGAGAAAAGATAATTATCGTAAGTAGTATTTTGCCACACCAGTTGAATGTTGAAAACGCCACCCACGAAGGGCCAAAGCTATTGAAAAAGTATTTGGAATATGCCAAAAGGGTAGCCGATGGCTTGTACACCCCTACCGTTGTGCCATCGAAAGTATATTGGGCTAATTGGCTTTTGAAAGAACAATTAAGCAATAGTGTGGTTAATTATTTACAAGAATTACCCTTTGCCGATATTACCGTAAAAAGAGACCAACGCTATGATTCTTTAATCCTGACCGACGACGACCTATTCTATGAAGGTTTATCGGCCAAACAAACTTTTGCCTATATTCCGCAAAGTTTACGACAAAAAGGATGGAAATTTAGCCGTATCTTCAGCCGAGAGTACTGGAAAAATACAAAATACCCCAAATAA
- a CDS encoding UbiA family prenyltransferase, which translates to MKNVLLHLRIPFSFFLMPVYWFALSQSNLSHRGIAVGIFILLHLFIYPASNAYNSYYDKDESSIGGLENPPPVSESLFYTAWILDIMAIVVAWAISGWILALALLIYSSVSKAYSNERIRLKKYPIISWLTVGIFQGAFTYLAIIQAVDNIALSSLWQWKYLFPALLSSCNLLGFYPMTQVYQHKEDAKRGDLTISRLLGIRGTFLFTGFIFLVVTIGFFLYFQKNELFGIPVMALYLVIMSPVLLFFNGWFLKILKNEDEADFKNTMKLNLIGSFCLNTFFILLFLKFFF; encoded by the coding sequence ATGAAAAATGTCTTATTGCACTTGAGAATACCCTTTTCTTTTTTTCTCATGCCTGTTTATTGGTTTGCTTTAAGCCAAAGCAACCTAAGTCATAGAGGTATTGCAGTAGGCATTTTTATCTTATTACATTTGTTTATTTATCCAGCGTCCAATGCCTACAATAGTTATTATGATAAAGACGAATCATCAATTGGTGGGTTAGAAAATCCACCACCAGTTTCCGAAAGCCTTTTTTATACAGCATGGATACTCGACATTATGGCCATTGTTGTAGCATGGGCTATCAGTGGGTGGATATTGGCACTGGCTTTATTGATTTACAGTAGTGTATCCAAAGCCTATTCAAACGAAAGGATTCGCTTAAAAAAATACCCTATTATTAGTTGGCTTACCGTAGGTATTTTCCAAGGAGCATTTACTTATCTTGCCATTATTCAGGCAGTCGATAATATAGCCTTATCGTCACTATGGCAATGGAAATACCTTTTCCCTGCCCTACTGAGTTCATGTAATTTACTTGGATTTTACCCCATGACTCAAGTTTACCAACATAAAGAAGATGCCAAGCGAGGCGACCTCACTATAAGTCGGTTATTAGGAATCCGAGGTACTTTTTTATTTACGGGATTTATTTTTTTGGTGGTAACGATCGGATTTTTTCTTTATTTTCAAAAAAACGAACTCTTCGGTATCCCCGTAATGGCACTTTATTTGGTAATTATGTCGCCAGTTTTACTTTTTTTTAATGGTTGGTTCTTAAAAATTCTCAAAAATGAGGACGAAGCCGACTTTAAAAATACTATGAAATTAAATTTAATAGGCTCTTTTTGTCTGAATACATTTTTTATATTACTTTTTTTGAAATTTTTTTTCTGA
- a CDS encoding glycoside hydrolase family 16 protein — MKIIPLLVFGVFLLSFRYQQPLDSISLNKHNKRAVFDSIPFWYDEFDYEGLPDPEKWNYAEGGHGWGNGEFQYYTANRLKNTRVENGRLVIEAHKEDFEGNTYTSARLVTKDRQDFEYARIEVRAKLPTGRGTWPAIWMLSSEKKYSPDNWPENGEIDIMEHVGYNPGSVHATVHTYSTLRIPGDNPLTRNMIVPDFNTAFHTYRVDWYPEGIDIFVDDEPYFSFKNSQNGWEEYPFDHPFHLLLNIAVGGGWGGLRGVDDSIFPQRMEVDYVRAYKYLPNE, encoded by the coding sequence ATGAAAATCATTCCTCTGTTAGTTTTTGGTGTTTTCTTGTTATCCTTTCGTTATCAACAACCTCTTGATTCAATAAGTTTGAACAAACATAACAAGCGTGCTGTATTTGACTCTATCCCCTTTTGGTATGACGAGTTTGATTATGAAGGATTGCCCGATCCCGAAAAATGGAACTATGCCGAAGGTGGCCATGGCTGGGGTAATGGCGAGTTTCAATATTATACGGCCAATCGCCTCAAAAATACACGAGTTGAAAACGGACGATTGGTTATAGAGGCTCACAAAGAGGATTTTGAGGGAAATACCTATACGTCGGCTCGGCTTGTTACCAAAGATAGACAGGATTTTGAATATGCCAGAATAGAAGTTAGGGCCAAATTACCCACAGGACGAGGTACATGGCCTGCTATTTGGATGCTGTCGTCTGAAAAGAAATATAGCCCCGATAATTGGCCAGAAAATGGTGAAATAGACATCATGGAACACGTTGGGTATAACCCAGGAAGCGTACACGCAACTGTACATACCTATTCGACATTGCGTATACCAGGCGATAACCCCCTCACTCGGAATATGATAGTTCCTGATTTTAACACAGCTTTTCATACTTATCGGGTAGATTGGTACCCCGAAGGTATAGATATTTTTGTAGACGATGAACCCTATTTTTCTTTCAAAAATTCTCAAAATGGCTGGGAGGAATATCCTTTCGACCATCCGTTTCATTTGTTGCTCAATATTGCAGTAGGCGGAGGCTGGGGAGGGCTTCGGGGCGTTGATGATAGTATTTTTCCACAACGAATGGAAGTAGATTATGTGAGGGCATATAAATACCTGCCCAATGAGTAA
- a CDS encoding thioredoxin family protein, which yields MNQHIKYIMKKTYLYSIASLFVLAILAISAFNYQQADNRGYDIGESVSDFRLKNVDGRMVSLSDNRSAKGYIVIFTCNHCPFSKAYEGRISELNNKFASRGYPVIAINPNDPNAYEEDSFANMKLAAQSKGFSFPYVQDETQDIAKAFGVSRTPSAFVLKKEGDRFTVQYIGAIDDNTQDANGVAKKYVEDAVNSLLSNRPVVVNTTKSVGCAIKWKRL from the coding sequence ATGAATCAGCATATCAAATATATTATGAAAAAAACCTATCTCTATAGTATAGCCAGCCTTTTTGTACTAGCTATACTAGCCATTTCTGCCTTCAATTATCAACAAGCCGATAATCGTGGCTATGACATAGGGGAATCGGTAAGCGATTTTCGCTTAAAAAATGTGGATGGAAGAATGGTATCGCTAAGCGACAACCGCTCGGCCAAAGGCTATATTGTTATTTTTACTTGTAATCACTGCCCGTTTTCCAAAGCTTATGAAGGCCGTATTTCGGAGTTAAACAATAAGTTTGCCTCAAGGGGGTATCCTGTTATTGCCATTAACCCCAACGACCCCAATGCTTATGAAGAAGACTCCTTTGCCAATATGAAATTGGCTGCTCAAAGCAAAGGGTTTTCGTTTCCTTATGTACAAGACGAAACACAAGATATTGCCAAGGCGTTTGGGGTAAGCAGAACGCCTTCGGCATTTGTTCTGAAAAAAGAAGGTGACCGTTTTACGGTTCAATACATTGGTGCAATCGACGATAACACTCAGGATGCCAACGGCGTTGCCAAAAAATATGTTGAAGATGCCGTAAATAGCTTGCTCTCTAATCGACCTGTAGTAGTAAATACCACAAAGTCGGTTGGTTGTGCCATTAAATGGAAAAGACTCTAA
- the rpmA gene encoding 50S ribosomal protein L27 — protein sequence MAHKKGAGSSKNGRESHSKRLGVKIYGGQPAIAGNIIVRQRGTAHNPGQNVGLGKDHTLFALIDGTVHFKKGFKGRSYVEVLPA from the coding sequence ATGGCACACAAAAAAGGTGCGGGTAGTTCGAAGAACGGCCGTGAGTCACATAGTAAACGCTTAGGTGTTAAAATTTACGGTGGACAGCCAGCTATTGCTGGTAACATTATTGTTCGCCAGAGAGGTACTGCTCACAATCCTGGACAAAATGTAGGACTTGGTAAAGACCACACTTTGTTTGCTTTGATAGATGGCACTGTACACTTCAAGAAAGGTTTTAAAGGACGTTCATACGTTGAAGTATTACCTGCATAA
- a CDS encoding NAD(P)H-binding protein — MKKAIIIGATGLVGSTLTKALLADTTYSNVVLLVRTKVPLQHPKLQQVLFDFDNPDSSLVQGDILFCAMGTTLAKAGSKAVQYKIDCTYPYEIAKIAKANGIEQYFLVSSIGADERSSNFYLRTKGDLEEKLKSLQFSHFVSVRPSIILGNRQEKRIGEKIGIILVKLIEPLLLGSLKKYRGVHVDKIVKMLISRANAQNPPSIEIIESDKIAGI; from the coding sequence ATGAAAAAGGCCATCATTATTGGAGCCACAGGCTTGGTTGGTAGTACCCTAACAAAGGCTTTGTTAGCCGATACTACTTATAGTAACGTTGTACTATTGGTACGAACAAAAGTACCGCTCCAACATCCTAAACTACAGCAAGTATTATTTGACTTTGATAATCCCGACAGCAGTTTGGTTCAAGGTGATATCCTTTTTTGTGCTATGGGTACAACCCTTGCAAAAGCGGGTAGCAAAGCTGTTCAATACAAAATTGACTGTACTTATCCTTACGAAATAGCAAAAATAGCCAAAGCCAATGGTATCGAGCAATACTTTTTGGTATCGTCGATAGGGGCCGACGAGCGGTCTTCTAATTTTTATTTGCGTACCAAGGGCGATCTGGAAGAAAAACTAAAATCATTACAGTTTAGTCATTTTGTGAGTGTTCGGCCTTCAATTATTTTGGGCAACCGACAAGAGAAGCGAATAGGGGAGAAAATTGGAATAATTTTGGTAAAGCTTATTGAGCCTTTGCTGCTAGGAAGCCTCAAAAAATACAGAGGCGTACATGTAGATAAAATTGTCAAAATGTTGATAAGTCGAGCCAACGCCCAAAACCCACCATCTATCGAAATCATTGAATCTGACAAAATTGCCGGAATCTAA
- a CDS encoding glycosyltransferase family 2 protein, whose product MYNNKKVIVVMPAYKASQTLERTYKEIPFDLVDEVILVDDHSPDNTVDVAKSLGIEHVIRHDKNKGYGGNQKTCYNKALELNGDIVIMLHPDYQYTPLLLTAMISIIGNELYPVVFGSRILGMGALRGGMPMYKYIANRFLTLFQNILLGQKLSEYHTGYRAFSREVLEKVPFERCDDDFVFDNEMIAQIFWHGFDIAEVTCPTKYFDEASSINFMRSSKYGLGVLRVSIKYRLAKWGFKWHLLG is encoded by the coding sequence ATGTATAACAACAAGAAAGTTATCGTTGTAATGCCTGCGTATAAGGCTTCTCAAACCCTCGAAAGAACATATAAGGAAATTCCTTTCGACCTTGTCGATGAGGTAATTTTAGTAGACGACCACAGTCCAGACAATACCGTTGATGTAGCAAAATCGCTTGGGATTGAACATGTAATTAGACATGACAAAAATAAGGGCTATGGCGGTAATCAAAAAACTTGCTATAATAAAGCCCTAGAACTCAATGGCGATATTGTCATTATGTTGCACCCCGACTACCAGTATACTCCTTTGTTGCTAACAGCCATGATTTCTATTATTGGCAACGAGCTTTATCCTGTCGTATTTGGTTCAAGGATTTTGGGTATGGGGGCTTTAAGAGGAGGAATGCCTATGTATAAATACATTGCCAACCGCTTTCTAACTTTATTTCAGAATATTTTATTAGGTCAAAAATTATCAGAATACCATACAGGATACCGTGCATTCTCAAGAGAAGTACTAGAAAAAGTACCATTCGAGCGTTGTGACGACGATTTTGTATTTGATAACGAAATGATTGCTCAGATATTCTGGCATGGTTTCGATATTGCAGAAGTAACTTGTCCAACAAAATATTTTGACGAAGCATCTTCTATTAACTTTATGCGTAGTTCAAAGTACGGTTTGGGTGTACTCAGAGTATCCATCAAATACCGTTTGGCCAAATGGGGCTTCAAATGGCATTTGTTGGGTTAA
- the rplU gene encoding 50S ribosomal protein L21: MYAIVEIAGQQFKVEKDRYLYTHRLAGEEGAALVFDKVLLVDNEGDIKVGAPTVEGASVSGKILAHVRGEKVIVFKKKRRKGYQKQNGHRQDLTKVLIEGITF, encoded by the coding sequence ATGTACGCAATCGTAGAAATCGCTGGTCAGCAATTTAAAGTTGAGAAAGACCGTTACCTTTACACGCATCGTTTGGCGGGTGAGGAAGGCGCTGCACTAGTTTTCGACAAGGTACTTCTTGTTGATAATGAAGGAGACATCAAAGTAGGTGCTCCAACTGTAGAAGGTGCAAGTGTAAGTGGTAAAATTTTGGCTCACGTTCGTGGCGAAAAAGTTATCGTTTTCAAAAAGAAACGTCGTAAAGGCTACCAAAAGCAAAACGGCCACCGTCAAGATTTGACAAAAGTATTAATCGAAGGAATTACATTCTAA
- the mazG gene encoding nucleoside triphosphate pyrophosphohydrolase has translation MERKKIDALPERRQEQLLAFDRLLTIMDELRELCPWDKKQTIDSLRHLTIEETYELSDAILEGDMTEIKKEIGDIMLHLVFYSKIASETNTFDVADVIHSLCEKLINRHPHIYGDVKVENEEQVKQNWEALKIKEGNKSVLSGVPSSLPALVKAMRIQEKARGAGFDWEEKHQVWEKVEEEMQEFKAEFNVNDNAAIDTEKAEAEFGDLLFSLVNYARFININVETALERTNKKFIKRFQHIESKAKETGKTLQDMTLAEMDVYWEEAKRL, from the coding sequence TTGGAAAGAAAAAAAATTGACGCATTACCAGAAAGAAGACAAGAACAATTACTAGCTTTTGACCGCTTGTTGACAATTATGGACGAATTGCGAGAGCTATGCCCTTGGGATAAAAAGCAAACGATTGATTCACTGAGGCATTTAACGATTGAAGAAACTTATGAGCTTTCTGATGCTATTTTGGAAGGCGATATGACAGAAATCAAAAAGGAGATTGGTGATATAATGCTCCATTTGGTTTTTTATTCAAAAATCGCTTCCGAAACCAATACTTTCGATGTAGCCGATGTAATACACAGTCTTTGTGAAAAACTGATTAATCGCCACCCACATATTTATGGTGATGTAAAAGTAGAAAACGAGGAACAAGTAAAACAAAACTGGGAGGCCCTCAAAATCAAAGAAGGTAACAAATCTGTACTATCGGGTGTACCAAGCTCGCTACCAGCCCTAGTAAAAGCCATGAGAATCCAAGAGAAAGCAAGAGGTGCAGGCTTTGATTGGGAAGAAAAACACCAGGTTTGGGAAAAAGTAGAAGAGGAAATGCAGGAATTTAAAGCCGAATTTAATGTAAACGACAATGCGGCTATTGATACTGAAAAAGCAGAAGCCGAGTTTGGTGATTTATTATTTTCGTTGGTAAATTATGCTAGATTTATCAATATCAATGTAGAAACAGCTTTAGAAAGAACCAATAAAAAGTTTATTAAAAGGTTTCAGCATATTGAATCAAAAGCAAAAGAAACAGGGAAAACCCTACAAGATATGACCCTAGCCGAAATGGATGTGTATTGGGAAGAGGCAAAAAGGCTATAA
- a CDS encoding MauE/DoxX family redox-associated membrane protein has protein sequence MHNNKILIVLKYLIAILFIYAGVYKIIDVEIFKSQMGESPLLPETLIPYIAIILPISEIVLGLCLIFNIQVLFSLWTSSLLMVFFSSYLIILFTMYEKPPCACGGILSKMDYPEHIVFNIIYTLICIVAVYLYEKKQTN, from the coding sequence ATGCACAATAATAAAATATTGATAGTACTTAAATATCTTATTGCGATATTATTTATATACGCAGGTGTATATAAAATAATAGATGTTGAAATTTTTAAATCCCAAATGGGAGAATCTCCCTTACTTCCTGAAACATTGATACCATATATTGCTATCATCTTACCTATTTCAGAGATAGTTCTTGGTCTTTGCTTAATTTTTAATATTCAAGTTCTTTTTTCCCTCTGGACATCCTCACTTTTAATGGTGTTTTTTTCTAGTTACCTCATTATATTATTTACTATGTATGAAAAGCCTCCATGTGCTTGCGGAGGTATTTTAAGTAAAATGGATTATCCTGAGCATATTGTGTTCAATATTATTTATACTCTAATTTGTATTGTAGCCGTATATCTTTATGAAAAAAAGCAAACGAATTAA